GAGTGTCAAGAAAAAAACGGTCTACACATATTTGAAGATTATTTTATTCCTGAAATAATAGATCCTGATACTGGTGAAGTACTACCAGAGGGTAATATAGGAGAATTAGTGTTAACCACTATAAATAAAGAGGGATTACCTGTTATAAGATACAGAACAAGAGATATTACATCATTAAATTATAAGATTTGTACATGCGGCCGGACTCATGTAAGAATGAATAAGTTATTAGGACGCACTGATGATATGCTTGTGATTAGAGGTGTGAATGTATTTCCTTCACAAATAGAAAGTATACTTATGGATATTGGCGATACTGAACCGCATTATTTACTAATAGTTGACAAAAAAAACAATTTAGATAATCTAGAGCTATTAGTAGAAGTATCAAACAAACTATTTTCAGATGAAGTAAGAAAGCTGGAAGATTTAAATAAAAAAATAACTAGAGAAATACATAACATTTTAGGTATTAATGTTAATGTAAAACTTGTTGAACCGAAAACTATAGAACGCAGCACTGAAAAGGCTAAACACGTGATAGATAGAAGAAAATAGAAAGGTTTGGGAAATTATGTTTATTAAGCAAATTTCAATTTTTATAGAAAATAAGAAGGGTAAATTGGCTGAAATAACTAGCATATTGTCTAAAAACAATATAAATATATATGCTATTTCTATAGCTGATACCGCCAATTTTGGTATTTTAAGGATTATAGTAGATAAAATATCAGAAGCAGAGTATCTAATAAAAGAAAAGGGATATACAGTAAGTATAACAGAGGTAATAGCTGTACAAATTTCAGATAAACCTGGAGGACTAAATGAAGTCCTTAACATACTAGATAATCATGATATAAATGTAGAATATCTATATTCTTTTGCTCATCAGCCATCTAGAAATGCTTTTATAATTTTTAGGGTAGAAGACACACAAAAGGAGGAAGCATTAAATATATTAAAAAGCTCAAAGATTAGATTAATCTTACAAGAAGAAATACATCGGTTATGATAAAAACCAGCTGTTAGCTGGTTTTTATCAGGATTTTTAATATTAATAGCTAAAAATTTTGTACAATTTACTTAAATGGCGTTATAATACAAAAAGAGGTGATAATATGAGACCAACAAGAGCAATAATTGATCTAGGTAAACTAGACCATAATATAAAACAGCTAAAATCATTAACAGCAAACAATACAGAATTTATGGCAGTTGTAAAGGCAGATGCTTATGGACATGGCGCTATAGCTATATCAAAACAGTCCATTAAATCAGGAGCATCTTGTCTAGCAGTAGCGATTCCTGAAGAAGGAATACAGCTAAGAGAAGCCGGAATAGATGTGCCTATACTAGTATTAGGTCCTATTGATGAAAGTGAGGCAGAATTAGTTGTACGATATAACTTAGTCCAAACGATATTTAAAGCAGAAACAGCTTTAATATTAGACAAATTAGCCAAAAGATACAACAAAAAAGTAGATATCCATATAAAAATAGATACTGGTATGGGAAGAATAGGCATACGCAGCAAAAGAGAATTGATGGGATTGTGTGATATATTATACAATATGCGAAATATCAATATACAAGGAGTATTTACCCATTTTGCAGTATCTGATATCAAAGATAAAGAATATACATTATATCAATTAAAACAATTTAACGGTATGATTACTTTATTAAAAGATATGGGAATAAATCCAAAGTATATTCATGCTGCTAATAGCGCAGCTATAATAGATTGTCCTTATACCCATTTTAATTTAGTAAGGGGAGGCATTTCCATGTATGGATATTATCCTTCTGAACAAGTACTTAGAAATGCTATTGATATAAACCCAATATTACAATGGGAAACTCGTATAATGCATGTGAAATATATAGAAAAAGGTGAAAGTGTAGGATATGGAAGAAATTTTATTGCAGAACATCCTACAAAAGTAGCTACTATCCCTATTGGATATGCAGATGGATATAACAGATTGTTAAGTAATAGGGGACATGTACTTATAAATGGTCAAAAAGCACCTATTGTAGGGAATATATGCATGGATCAAACTATGATTGATATTTCTAATATAACAAATGCTTCAATAGACGATAAAGTGATATTATTAGGTAAACAAGAAAACGAGGAGATAACAGCTGATGATTTAGCAAAGCTTTGCAACACGATTTCGTATGAAATATTAACTAATATATCTAATAGAGTGCCAAGACTATATAAGTAATCAAAGAATAATTGGACATAATTGGAGGGTTTTTATATATTTATGTCGAATAATCATTGGTTAGATGGAAAATATGTTTCAAATAATCGTGTAAAAGGAGAGCAAAAATGGCAGATAAGGTTATGGACCCTTCCCAATTAGATCAAATTTTAAAATCGACTATTGACTCTCTAGAGAAAGGAAAGGAACAGATTTTTGAAATAGCAGAAGACTCTAGAAATGAATGGGAAAGATTGGAGAATAATTTAAAATGTGTTCAAGAGAAAGTTGTTAGAACAATAGGGGAAACTGAAAAGTTAGAATTTCTAGAACAAGAGAGCAGAAAACATTTGATGGTCGTCAGCAAAAATTTTGATCAATATTCGGAAAATGATATAAAAGATGCCTATGAAACAACTAGAGATCTACAGGTACAGCTGGCCTTAAAAAGAGAACAAGAACAGCAATATATACAACAGAGGACAGAAATTGAACTACAAATTCGCCGCATAAAAAACACTATGGAAAGGGCTGAATACTTAGTTGGTCACGTAGCTGCAGCAATGAATTATCTAAGTAATACGCTAATAAATATAAGTGATACATTACAAGACCTACAAGATAAGGAGATGTTAGGTGTCAAAGTTATTATGGCTCAAGAGGAAGAACGTCAAAGGGTCGCAAGAGATATCCATGACGGTTTGGCACAATCCCTTTCCAATATAGTACTTAGATGTGAAATATGTGAAAAATTATTTACAATGGATATTACTAGAGCAGGCAATGAAATAAAAGAGATTAAACAATTGGTTAGAGATAGTCTTAAGGAAATAAGAAGAATAATATTTGATCTAAGACCTATGTCGTTAGATGATCTAGGATTAGTACACACACTGCAACAGTATGTAGATAATTATTCTAGAGAATCAGAGATTAAAGTTATTGTAGACTGTTATGATGAAGAGCAACATATAGATTCAGTCATTGAAGTAGCAGTTTTTCGCATAATACAGGAAGCCTTGAATAATATACAAAAATATTCTCAGGCAACTAGAGCTATCATTAAGCTAGTTATTCAGGACAATATGCTAGTTGGCACCATTGTTGATAACGGTACGGGATTCGATGTCCCTAGTGTTCTCAAAATGCGTCCTCAAAATGCATATGAAGGCGGATTTGGTATAATCGGCATGAAGCAACGGGCTCAACTTTTAAAAGGAAAACTAGATATAGAATCTCAGCCGAATAAAGGCACTATAATAACTTTTGAGATTCCATTATTGCCGATTAAAAAACAAGAAAAGGAGGATACTAATGAAGAAGATAACAGTAATGATAGCAGATGATCATTCACTTATAAGAAAGGGTTTGACACAGATTTTAGAGTTAGAAGAAGATATTGAAGTAGTAGGACAGGCTTGTAATGGTAAAGAAGCAGTCGAACAAGGAATAAAGTTAAATCCTGATGTCATATTGATGGACATAAATATGCCAATACAAAATGGAATGGCTGCTATTAAAATGTTAAAAGAAAAAGAACAAAAAAACAATCTGACTAAAAAACATAGTTTAAAACAAAAAATAGATGATTTGAATAATTCAATACACGATGAAAAAAGAAAGATTAAAGAAGAGAAAATAAATAAGCAGGATTTAGAAGAAAAACTGCAATTATTAAATAATTGCGAATCTAAAATCAATATTCTAAAGGATTTTGCTAATGAAATTGAAGTAAATGGCGTTTACATCGAAAATAACACTTCTTTAACCAAGATTAGGAATTTTATACAAACAATATTAGATGAAGTTTTAATATTTACTGATAAAGTTAACAATGCTATACAGCAAAAAGAAGATAACAAAAAATTAGAACAATTAAAGCAACAAATTGATTTAAAGAAAAAACAAAAGGAGAAGTGTATACATGTAGTTGGTATTTTAAATAGCCTAAAACCGTCTTCGCAATATGCTGAGGAATTTATTAGGGAAAATATTAGTGATATAAGTGATTTATTTATAAGCCTGCATTCACCAAGAGAGTTTGACAAACTTGATTTGAATGAAAAAGAGGAAATTGTTGGGTATAGAAATATAAATAATGTTGAAGTTGAAGTGCCTATTTACCTAATGAGTGCAGGTCAGAGAACGGCGGTTGTATTATCCATCTTTTTTAAGATGCATATAAGTATGAAAACTGCACCTAAATTTATACTTCTTGATGAACCTGTTTCAAATATTGATGATTTAAATATCCTTGGATTATTAGATTTTTTAAGGGAAATGGCTATATCAAATGGAACCCAAATATTTTTCACTACTGCAAATTATAGTGTGGCCAAATTATTTAAAAGAAAATTTAGTTTTCTTAGAGATAAATTTTATGAATTTAAATTCATACGGTATGGTAATACAAAATCAAGAATACGAAGATATACTTATAATGAATATGAAGATGGAAAAGTAAAAGATGCAATTATTTCATAAATCCTTCTTTTTTATACTATGATAATAAACTTCGCCCTATAAAAATGAAGTTCGTTCCAATACCTCGCGGTAGATGCAAGGGAAATCTTGATTGCTGCAGGGTTCGCTTTTTTATTAGGGAGAAGGAATAAGACATAAAGGGTTAAAGTACAAATGGAAACCTTAACCCTTGTTGTACCATTATTAGGAGTCACTAAAATCCGAATCATTACCTATCTCCAGTTTCAACCTTTTTATGTAACCATAAAGCATTTTGATAATCTCGGTTGTTTTATTATCCAGAATCTCATATTGTTCTTTTGAAATATAATTATTCTGCAAAGCAGTAAGAAGATGATTTCTTACTTCTCCTGCACTGCCAAGGGCAGCATTTGCATGGAATAGTTCTCTTTTAATAAATAATTGGGTGTTTCCTTCTGCAAGATTTGCCCCTATACTCCTAACAGCCCGTACTAACTGGTCTGTAACCCTATATTGCTCACAATTTGGAAATCCTTTAACCAATTCCCTTATCTCCTGCTCAAGAACATTCGCCTTCTGCCATACTTTTAGGCTCTTAAAATCTTTTATATACAAATTTTCACTCATAGAATTCATCCTTTCAAAATTTGATTTTTAACATTATACGGAAGAGCAGGGATAAGTCAAATTTTAATGCTAGAATTTATGTAAAGAAATAACTAAAAAGGTATAAGGGTTAAGGCGTTGTAGTAAAAGTTAATATAGCGCATATATTTGTTCCTTAACCCAATAAACCTTTTTCCTAATATACCCTAAACTAGTTTTTGTCGCTTAAAAACTTCTACGAATGCCGTAAATTAAAGGGCTTGAAGAAATTTACTAAATACATAATATATAAAAGGGATTTAGGTAAAAGGAAATAAGGAAAAAGTTAAAAAAGTAGAAATTAGACTTGACTTTGTGGAGAATGATTTATTATAAAATATATGTTTACGTTTATGAAGGCATTTTACAATGTTAATGAAATAACCTCCGTATTATTTTATTTTGTATGCTTACCTAGTTTGCTGGGTGGGCAATTTTTTTTGCAGAAATACTTGAAATTATAAAAAATCATCGACTATAAAGAACGATAAGGAACTTAAATTTTATTAAAGAAATGGAGGAATTACTATGGGAAACAGGATTTTATTGGGACTTGATAATGGAAACAAATGTACAAAAACAAGTGAGGGCTATATTGTTGAGTCAGGATTTACTAAATCTAATAGTGAGCCAATTTCAACGAGCAACTTGTTAATTCATGAAGGTAAGTTTTATAGCATCGGAGGTAATAGATTGAGTGTCCAGATGGATAAGACAGTTAATCAGGATACTTTCATTATGTCTTTACCTGCAATTGCAGATGCTGTGGATAGAGCAGGAATAGAAGGTAAATCAGATGTAATTCTGGGAGTAGGGCTACCTATTGTGAATTATGGGACATTGAAGAAAAAGTTTCGTGAATACTTTTTAAGGCGGAATATAGAATTTAATTTTAACAAAAAAGGTTATGCAATTAATATTATTGATTGTAGGGTGTATCCACAGGGGTATGCTTCGCTTATTACGGTATTTAACAGTTATAAGGATATATTATGTAATGTTATAGATATTGGCGGTTATACTGTAGATATTTTTAGAGTGGAGAACGGGATAATTGACACTGCATCGTGTTACTCACTCCCTGACGGAATTATTACGCTAATTGCGAATATACAGCAGGAACTCTTAAAAACAAATATTAGGCTGACTGAAACTCAAATACAAGATATTATATTAGGAAGAGAACCTGTTATTTTTGAAGCAGATGTTAAAGAGATAATTAAAATAATGACGAATGAGTATGTAGAAAACATATTGGCCAAAATTGAGGAATATGGGTTCGAATTCCGTAACCCTACTGTTTTCACAGGTGGTGGAAGTATGTTGCTTCGGAAATATATTGAAGAATCCACAAAAGTAAGGTATGCGGATTTTCTTGACCAGTTTGCTAATGCACGAGGGTTCAAAATTTTGCTTGAACAAGAATTAAGAAGGTGATGCTATGGTAACAAAACGAATAAACCTGTCTTTTTCTATGGATAGAGAGGAAGATGTTAAGGTATATAACATACTTTCTGCACAGAAATATAAAACGGATTACGTTATTAAGGCAGTATTAAGTTTTACGGGGAAAAATGATAAGGATTTTGATAAGGAGAAAATAAAGGAGGCTTTAAAGGAAGCGATAGCGGAATGTGGAGGATTTACTATAGGGAACAGTAAAAAAGATAATGATGATTATGCTCAGCCTGTATTGTCTGATGACATATTCAGCATGTTTGATAGTCTATAGCCATTATGAGCAGTGAAGTTTAGAACTTCCTGCTTTTTTCTTGGATAATATATATGATAAGTATACAATAAGCCACAAATTTCATTAGGATATTTTTTTACCCCATATCCCTTATATCCTTACTATGGGGTTCCTAAATGAACTGGAATAAAAAGTTAGGTACTAAAAGGAACCAGGACTCTATCTCTAGGGAATAAAGGGATAAAACTCTTTACAATCAACATCTAATATGTTACTTTTAATGCAGACATTCTAGGGAGTGTTAGTAAGCGGACAAGATGGAGGAAATGGTTGCTCTGTAGCAATTTATTTCCTCTGTTTTGTTTTTATATTAAAATATTTTGCATTTTAAGGGGCGAAACTCGATTTTAGAATTGCTTTCCTTAATAAGAAGATAAATAAGAATGAATTATTAGAAAGCAGCCTTTTTATATAGGAAACGGAGCAATTTGATAGGTATTATATGCTTTGGCTAAGGGAAAAGGGTTAGAAATGGTTTTTAAGGATTAGGGGATAAAAAGGTGATTCTAAAATATAATTAGAATAGGTGGAGGAAGGTTATAAGGTAAAGGGAATAGGCGTCATGGAATATAGCGTAACGCAAATAATAACAGTTCGTTCTTTCTTACCCATCATCTTATAAAAAATCTATATAAAAAAGGCTTCCCAGTAATATACTGAAAAGCCTTTTAAATTTGCTAGTCTGTTAGATTGTTATTGAGATATTGAATCATCTCGTTTATACTTTGATAGTTTTCCTTAAACTGCTCTGGTTTCAGTTCAGGGATTTCTTTTGAGAGTTTCAAAAGCAAATTCTTCAATTCTTCCAATAAATCTTTTTCGGTATCGTAATTATATTCATATACGGTAACTAGAACATCAAGATAATAGTCTAAATTCTGATAAGATAAGGAATTCCGACCAAAGGATGTTTCTACAAGGTTAAATAATTCCTTGATTTCTGCTTTTAATTGTTTTAGTTTCATGAGCATCATCTCCTTTTGATTTTTGATAGTTTAGAAGATGATGTATACTAATGTCAAATAAAAATATTTTTTATGCATATTTATTTTTGTCGCATAAAGGAGGTTTCGAACTCTTTATTAATAAGTATCTATCCCTTTCTACTATATACGTATATAGTATTAGAACTTTGCGACACCAAGAAAGGAAATCAAACTAAACTATAGTAATAAATTTTCAAATATCATAAAATTAGTATTTCCTTATTTAGTATTGTATTTTGAAGGCAAATGGGTACGAAGTTTTTTAAAAATCCTTGTTTTTAATTGGCGGGAATACTCAGTTGTAATATTTAACTTTGCTGCTATTTCTGCATGGGTATACCCTTGTATAAATAAACCCCATAACTCCCATTCTCTACAAGTCAGTAGACTTTTTATGTCTGATAAAAGGGTTTCTGTGCTCTGAATTTCATTAGTTGAATTATATATATGGTTACTAAATAGAAACCTGTCAAAATAGTTAGGAGAGACACTACTATTACATTCATGCTTTATCTTATCTATGCTAAGTATCTGAAGGGCTAAATCCTTTCTTAGACATCTGCATATGTAATTCCAATAATCATCGCAGAATTTAATAGCGAGATAATAAGAGTATTCATTATTATATTGCCCAATTGATTTTTCAAGTTTTTCTAATGAAATCCTTTCTACAACTTCCCAAAACGGATAAATTAGAGAATAATTCCACGGGTTATTACTATCCCAATACCCAAATTGGTCAATATAATCTTTAAGATATTTTTCACAGGCAACGCTAAAGTTTATTTTAAATTTGTTCATATTAATATTGCTGGAAAAGGACTTCTGCAGGTTATAAAGTTTAGAATATTTTTGTTTTCTCATCTTTGGAGAATATATTTTAGTTATATTCCCTGTTATTGTCCATTTCAAAAGGGGCTCCATTAAATTGTAGAGATTAACTAAAACCTCGTTTTGCTGACTTTTACTTAAGGTGTTTTTACCTTCCCCTAGTTTATATTGATATAAAAGTTCTTTTACTTTCTCATCATCTATAAATGGTTTTTTCATAAACATTCCCCCACGACTGTTTTTGACATTTTAGCCACGGCAGGAAGGAAATCAAATTTTTACCTGAAAAATTATAAAAAATCAGATGAAAATTTGAAACATAACATAGTGAGCAATATAATGCCTCCAATCTGAAACGGAGGCGATGTATATGAAAAATAAATCATTTTCATTTGGTAAGGTAAACGGGATGGATATGCTGGAAATTATGAATATGGAAATTATCCATGCCAATTTTTCAGGTTTGCAGTACCTATGGGGACAATATAAGAGAAGCACGAACAATTTAGTAAAAGAAGAAATTGCAGAATGTTTTAAAACATATGCGGGTGATTATATTATTAGATTTGGAAAACATAAGGGACTAACACTCAAACAAATTGATAAAATAAATAGAAGTTATATAGAAAACTATCTTACCCATAATGATAACGAAGAAATTAGAGTAGTTGTTAAAACATACCTAAAATATCACCCAGAAAAGGTGAAGGATGAATATAATAACTATCAGCAGAAGACATATGCATACTATAATGAATTAAAACAGAAGATTTATGATAGCAGCCAATCAAATATAGAGTATGTAATTAGAACTATGGGGTATATAATAGAAAATGGAAAATTTGAGCACTGCCCCTGGGAGTGTGATATGCACAGCAAAAGATATCAACATGCAATTTTAAAGAAAGGTACAGATGATTCTTATTTCGTTGGCTGTTTTAAATGTGGAGAAAGAAAAAACTTTATTAAGTTTGTATGCGAAAAAAAAGGATATCGTTTTATTGAAGCACTAGAATGGATATCAGGAGTTTTAGGAATTACAGTTACTAATCCCCCTGAAATTAATGCCGAAGAAATAAAAAAGGAATTTATAAATATTGATGAAGAGATTATGCTTGAGAAACGAATTCTTCCAGAGATTAGTCTTAAAGGTTTTGGCTTTAATAAAGGGGTGTATCCTCCTATATTTTTTGAAAGAGGCTTTACAGTAAAGGATGCGGAAGAGATGGAAGTGTATTTTGCAGGAAGAGATTGTACTAATGACTTTAAAAATAGGATATGTTTCTTAGTTAGAGATTTAGAGGATAGGCTTGTAGGCGTTGTCGGTAGAAATAAATATAGCGAGGAAGGGCACTATGATTATTGGGCTAAAAGATTGGGATTAGAAGATATTATGAGCAGAGAAGAACAAATAAAAGAGATTGAGAATCAAAACTGCAAATATAAAAAGTATTATAATTTTGAGGGATTTAAATCAGGGTGCACTTTATATAATGCCAATCGGTTAGTTAATAGTAGTAAAGAAGAAGTTTTTATCGTAGAAGGACCCTTTGATGTAATGAAAATGGTTCTTAAGCATGGCTATAAAAATACGGTTGGGATGTTTGGTCATTCGATAAGCAGGGGACAATTATATCAACTTTATGAATTATGTAAAGATGCAAGAGATAAAATAAAGATATATCTACTTATAGACAACGATGAGGCTGGGTTAAAAAGTTTTGAGAATAACGTCAAGAGTCTTCAGGAGTTAGGGTTTAGATATATTTATAAGATGGTTCTCGAAGAAGCAAAGGATGCAGGGGAGGCCAAAAAAGAGCAGGTAGATAAAGCGTATAAAAGTGCACAACTACAGCCGATAAGATATGATAAAAAAAGAATAGTTGTTAAAGATTATAATACAGGACTGAAAAGTGCTGTAGAATAAAATCAAAAAAACCTTTAAAAAACTTCTAAAAAGTGTCACGTTTTCATTTTTGACGCCAGTATAATATATATAGAAATATAAAACGATTGTTAAATCCTTACAAACAGTTAAACTATGAAGTCTTTTATTTTTTATTATTAAAGTGTTTTTGAAAATATACTATTTAATAAGATAACTTTAATTGTTACTCCTTATCAAACAGTGGTGCAAATATATCTTAATTTGGCAAACACATTGTCACCACTGATTACAAGATAAAACAATAGAGTTCAACTGTTTATAAGAGGCAACAAACAAAGTTTAACTGTTTGCAAAAGATAACTATTTTACTTATTAAACTTGAAGTAAAATGAAATCCCTCTCTATAATGCTTGAAATAAGCATTAAGGAGGGACTTTGTTTTATGAATATACAGGTATTAAGAGTATCTGCAAGCAGTAATATTAACGCTGTTTCAGAGGCTATAATTGAATATGCCTCAAAGGATTCTATTGTTCACATAGATTGTATAGGAGTTAAGGCTGCCTATGTGACAGTAAAAGCACTTATACAAGCAAGTGAGTTTTTAGTAAAAAACAGTTACAAATTTAATCTAAGGCCCTATTATACTAAAGTGGATACATTGACAGAGGAACATGATTCTATCGCTAAAACGGCTATCCGCTGGACTATAATTGCAAAAAAGAAATAGTATAGTTCTTGTATAGCCAACTAAAACATGGTAACATGAAGGCATATTGCTGAAAGGGGCACACCTTTCTTATACTGCATCTAGAGGTATAAGGGGGTGTGCTTTTTGTTTATAAATTAGGTATAGAAGGTAAAAATAAAGGCACAAACAAATATCTGATAATGGCATAGGGGAGGTGGATGAAAGAATAAGTATTAGATTCATAAGAATAGGTGTATATTGAAACGAAACTTATTTATCAAGACCTAAGAGCCAATTGACACTTACTTTTAATACTTGAGATAAGGCTACTAGTTCAATATCGGTTATAATCCTTTTCTTCTGTTCGAGTTTTGAAATACTTGCTCTATCAACATAGACCGCCAATGTCTCAAGTTTTACTGACAGTTCCTGCTGTGTCATATTATTTTTTAACCGTGCAATTTTAACCCTAGAACCTGCTATATTGCGTTCTTCGGAATCTAATATTAATTTCATAATAGACCACCTTTTGTTCTTTATTGGAACGCTTGTATTTTATCCAAGGTTGTGCAACAATATGTTCTAATAAAGAACAAACAGAAAATTTGGGGGCAAATTGTAATGCATGAGGGAAAATGTGGAACTAAGGAGATAATTCGAATTGTTTTGAATCATGAAAACAAGATTCAGTACAGCAGCATTAATAATGGAGAAGCCTATAATTGTCTCCAAAAATTGCATATTTTAGATAGGCTATCTGAAAATTCATATGTTCAATATAGTTATGGCAAGCGTTGGGTGACCATTAGTGAAATTATTATTGCCAACCAAAAGTATTATGTAATTACCATTGATTCAAGTAACAATAAATGCAGTGAATGCAGTAAAGTATTAGTAGATTCAGTTACAGGATTATACAACAGAAACTATTGGAAACAGATTAACGATGGCTCAATATATCATCATCCTTATAGCAAAAAAGATTTCTCCCTAATATTCATCGATATAGATAATTTAAAAGAAATTAATGATTCTTTTGGACATTTAATAGGTGATAAGGCAATTGAAATAGTAGGACAGGCGATTAAAAATAGCATAAGAAAAGAGGATTTAGGGATACGGTATGGGGGCGACGAATTCATAATTTTACTTTTTAAGCAGGATAAAAAGGCAGCAAAAAAAGTAACTGAGAGAATTAGGGGGGAGATTCATAAACTAGCAGTAGAACAAGGGCTGTATATTCAAATTAGTGCAGGAATAGCCTGTACTGATTGTTTAGTAGATTTGGAGGATATGATAAAAATGGCAGATAAAAATTTATATAGAGAAAAGGAAATAAAAAAAGGACGAAAATGGCAGGATACTAGGGTTGATGATTTGCTGGAAGAAGTTATAGCAATAAGGAATGAATTGAATGAGAAGATTACCGAAGGGGACATAGTTACCAGTGCAGAGGTATTAGAATTAAGTCAAAGGTTGGATAATCTTATTGTAAGGCATATGAAGTTCTGGAAGTAAGATGCATGAATAATTATGGGCAAGTACATTTTCGTTTGAACGGAAGTACTTGCTTTTTGGTATTTATGTAATTTCCCCACATCTTTTTTTGTCGCATGAAAACTCACCAAAGCCCTTGCACCATAGGCGTTTACCCTAACTCCACTAATATAAATAATTATAGGGTTAAGGTATTAAGGATAAAGTGTTAAGGGTGTAAAAAATAAACTTGACATAGGGATATTATAGTAATTACAATATAAATCCAAATCCGATATCAGGTTTTGTCATAGTATCTTTTCCTTGAGGAACTGTCTACTTTTTTAGTAGGCAGTTTTTTTAGTACTAAATTAAAAACAGCATGGTTAGCAAAGGGGAAATAAAAATTTCCCCCAATATACAAAAACTAGACTAAAGGCCTATATAAAATCGATTCTACCTATTTTTTTATGTATTATGCTCAAAAATGTAGGGGATAAAAATGCATATAAATAAGTTAAAAGATTCTAGAAAGACTTTGTGAAGTCCCTTTGCTTTTTAAATAACAATTAAATCTCATGAAAGGATGATGAACTATGACCTATTATTATAATTTCAGTAAAAGTTATTTGGAAGAGTGTTTAGCGGAGTATAGGGAACTTCTGAATATTGAGAAGAAATTAGATAATTTATCAAGGAGAAATGAATTTGCAACCAATTATAATGAGTATCAACAATATATGAGAGAAATCCAAAACTATCATTATGATA
This genomic stretch from Xylanivirga thermophila harbors:
- a CDS encoding ACT domain-containing protein; this translates as MFIKQISIFIENKKGKLAEITSILSKNNINIYAISIADTANFGILRIIVDKISEAEYLIKEKGYTVSITEVIAVQISDKPGGLNEVLNILDNHDINVEYLYSFAHQPSRNAFIIFRVEDTQKEEALNILKSSKIRLILQEEIHRL
- the alr gene encoding alanine racemase, producing the protein MRPTRAIIDLGKLDHNIKQLKSLTANNTEFMAVVKADAYGHGAIAISKQSIKSGASCLAVAIPEEGIQLREAGIDVPILVLGPIDESEAELVVRYNLVQTIFKAETALILDKLAKRYNKKVDIHIKIDTGMGRIGIRSKRELMGLCDILYNMRNINIQGVFTHFAVSDIKDKEYTLYQLKQFNGMITLLKDMGINPKYIHAANSAAIIDCPYTHFNLVRGGISMYGYYPSEQVLRNAIDINPILQWETRIMHVKYIEKGESVGYGRNFIAEHPTKVATIPIGYADGYNRLLSNRGHVLINGQKAPIVGNICMDQTMIDISNITNASIDDKVILLGKQENEEITADDLAKLCNTISYEILTNISNRVPRLYK
- a CDS encoding sensor histidine kinase — its product is MADKVMDPSQLDQILKSTIDSLEKGKEQIFEIAEDSRNEWERLENNLKCVQEKVVRTIGETEKLEFLEQESRKHLMVVSKNFDQYSENDIKDAYETTRDLQVQLALKREQEQQYIQQRTEIELQIRRIKNTMERAEYLVGHVAAAMNYLSNTLINISDTLQDLQDKEMLGVKVIMAQEEERQRVARDIHDGLAQSLSNIVLRCEICEKLFTMDITRAGNEIKEIKQLVRDSLKEIRRIIFDLRPMSLDDLGLVHTLQQYVDNYSRESEIKVIVDCYDEEQHIDSVIEVAVFRIIQEALNNIQKYSQATRAIIKLVIQDNMLVGTIVDNGTGFDVPSVLKMRPQNAYEGGFGIIGMKQRAQLLKGKLDIESQPNKGTIITFEIPLLPIKKQEKEDTNEEDNSNDSR
- a CDS encoding response regulator codes for the protein MKKITVMIADDHSLIRKGLTQILELEEDIEVVGQACNGKEAVEQGIKLNPDVILMDINMPIQNGMAAIKMLKEKEQKNNLTKKHSLKQKIDDLNNSIHDEKRKIKEEKINKQDLEEKLQLLNNCESKINILKDFANEIEVNGVYIENNTSLTKIRNFIQTILDEVLIFTDKVNNAIQQKEDNKKLEQLKQQIDLKKKQKEKCIHVVGILNSLKPSSQYAEEFIRENISDISDLFISLHSPREFDKLDLNEKEEIVGYRNINNVEVEVPIYLMSAGQRTAVVLSIFFKMHISMKTAPKFILLDEPVSNIDDLNILGLLDFLREMAISNGTQIFFTTANYSVAKLFKRKFSFLRDKFYEFKFIRYGNTKSRIRRYTYNEYEDGKVKDAIIS
- a CDS encoding four helix bundle protein — translated: MSENLYIKDFKSLKVWQKANVLEQEIRELVKGFPNCEQYRVTDQLVRAVRSIGANLAEGNTQLFIKRELFHANAALGSAGEVRNHLLTALQNNYISKEQYEILDNKTTEIIKMLYGYIKRLKLEIGNDSDFSDS
- a CDS encoding ParM/StbA family protein — translated: MGNRILLGLDNGNKCTKTSEGYIVESGFTKSNSEPISTSNLLIHEGKFYSIGGNRLSVQMDKTVNQDTFIMSLPAIADAVDRAGIEGKSDVILGVGLPIVNYGTLKKKFREYFLRRNIEFNFNKKGYAINIIDCRVYPQGYASLITVFNSYKDILCNVIDIGGYTVDIFRVENGIIDTASCYSLPDGIITLIANIQQELLKTNIRLTETQIQDIILGREPVIFEADVKEIIKIMTNEYVENILAKIEEYGFEFRNPTVFTGGGSMLLRKYIEESTKVRYADFLDQFANARGFKILLEQELRR
- a CDS encoding helix-turn-helix transcriptional regulator, with translation MKKPFIDDEKVKELLYQYKLGEGKNTLSKSQQNEVLVNLYNLMEPLLKWTITGNITKIYSPKMRKQKYSKLYNLQKSFSSNINMNKFKINFSVACEKYLKDYIDQFGYWDSNNPWNYSLIYPFWEVVERISLEKLEKSIGQYNNEYSYYLAIKFCDDYWNYICRCLRKDLALQILSIDKIKHECNSSVSPNYFDRFLFSNHIYNSTNEIQSTETLLSDIKSLLTCREWELWGLFIQGYTHAEIAAKLNITTEYSRQLKTRIFKKLRTHLPSKYNTK